One region of Catenuloplanes indicus genomic DNA includes:
- the murA gene encoding UDP-N-acetylglucosamine 1-carboxyvinyltransferase, with amino-acid sequence MDQIAVNGGARLAGEVRVAGAKNSALKLMAAALLAPGRSVITNVPRITDIAIMAEVLVRLGCTVDFIDPDGSSPVREVVIDVPEKLGTEADYDLVRRLRASIAVLGPLLARCGYVRVAHPGGDAIGSRGLDMHVAGLARMGADITGEHGFVIASAAGGLRGATIWLDFPSVGATENLLMAAVLAKGVTEIDNAAREPEIVDICAMLTAMGARIEGAGTSTLRIEGVAELRPVVHAAIGDRIVAGTWAYGAAMTRGDVTVRGIDPGFLEIALDKLVTAGCAVEKSQDSFRVRMDVRPTSVDIVTLPYPGFATDLLPMAIGLAAVSDGASLITENIFDGRFMFVNEMARLGAEIKTDGHHAVVRGRERLSGAPVRATDIRAGAGLVIAGLCADGVTEVGHVHHIDRGYPNFVADLRALGVAVHRSEAPDELAY; translated from the coding sequence GTGGATCAGATCGCGGTGAACGGTGGGGCCCGGCTCGCGGGTGAGGTGCGGGTGGCCGGAGCGAAGAACTCGGCGTTGAAGCTGATGGCGGCCGCGCTGCTGGCGCCGGGGCGGTCGGTGATCACCAACGTCCCACGGATCACCGATATCGCGATCATGGCGGAGGTCCTGGTCCGGTTGGGCTGCACCGTGGACTTCATCGACCCGGACGGCAGCTCACCGGTGCGCGAGGTGGTCATCGACGTGCCGGAGAAGCTGGGCACCGAGGCCGACTACGACCTGGTCCGGCGTCTGCGCGCGTCGATCGCGGTGCTCGGGCCGCTGCTGGCGCGCTGTGGGTACGTCCGGGTGGCGCACCCCGGCGGTGACGCGATCGGCTCGCGCGGCCTGGACATGCACGTGGCCGGCCTGGCCCGGATGGGCGCGGACATCACCGGCGAGCACGGCTTCGTGATCGCGTCCGCGGCCGGTGGGCTGCGCGGCGCCACCATATGGCTGGACTTCCCCAGCGTCGGCGCCACCGAGAACCTGCTGATGGCCGCGGTGCTGGCCAAGGGCGTGACCGAGATCGACAACGCGGCGCGCGAGCCGGAGATCGTGGACATCTGCGCGATGCTGACCGCGATGGGCGCGCGGATCGAGGGTGCCGGCACGTCCACGCTGCGGATCGAGGGTGTCGCGGAACTGCGGCCGGTGGTGCACGCCGCGATCGGCGACCGGATCGTGGCCGGGACCTGGGCGTACGGTGCCGCGATGACGCGCGGGGACGTGACCGTGCGTGGTATCGACCCGGGCTTCCTGGAGATCGCGCTGGACAAACTGGTCACCGCCGGATGCGCGGTGGAGAAGAGCCAGGACTCGTTCCGGGTACGGATGGACGTCCGGCCCACGTCGGTCGACATCGTCACGCTGCCGTACCCGGGGTTCGCCACCGACCTGCTGCCGATGGCGATCGGGCTGGCCGCGGTCAGCGACGGCGCGTCGCTGATCACGGAGAACATCTTCGACGGCCGGTTCATGTTCGTGAACGAGATGGCGCGGCTCGGCGCCGAGATCAAGACGGACGGGCACCACGCGGTGGTCCGCGGGCGGGAGCGGCTGTCCGGCGCGCCGGTCCGGGCCACCGACATCCGCGCCGGCGCCGGGCTGGTGATCGCGGGCCTGTGCGCGGACGGCGTGACCGAGGTCGGCCACGTGCACCACATCGACCGCGGCTACCCGAACTTCGTGGCGGACCTGCGGGCGCTCGGCGTGGCGGTGCACCGGTCCGAGGCGCCGGACGAGCTGGCCTACTGA
- a CDS encoding FtsK/SpoIIIE domain-containing protein, giving the protein MSSRVSMLVAARQDVAAARGLARAAQAGAEEIKTETRRRYEVIRGAHDTCLAALTEARETARDEIFERFHGEAVARAGTLGRLAAACAPGPAGAPWPAWRPAVTGRAGLLRIGVIAVDEDVPTVPALIPLLDRAHLEITRDPEDGDGRHHRASTADGLIAGLLLRALGGTPAGDLRIWAYDPDRLGGSLAGFAPLAAAGVLTSVGPGGLTTMLDELVEHVRRINETVPAGRPGRRPEPWRLAVLLGDGADLTPQQRAQLDRLVRTGVAAGVHLIARDVPLAEHPDVEHVHLTGRAAYCDTAGVLPVRLDPPPPAEQTAAVCRKLAGALSAGPPPALLADLLPARIWRESAAAALTAPIGVGPDGEPIEVTLGDDPPHALIGGPSGSGKTNLIYAWLGALAARYSPAELALYLLDFKEGVSFARFAPSPRDPSWLPHVRLAGVNVNDDREFGLALLRHLSAELRTRARAAKRYEAGKLAELRAEDPDGAWPRIVAVIDEFQLLLGARDAVTAEAAALLEDLARRGRSQGIHLVLASQDVSGIEALWGRPGLVAQFTLRIALPKARRILAETNLAADVIPRHHAVINADSGAPSANRIARLPDAGDRQAWRALQERLWRLRPPGATPPRLFDGDAVPSCPDFSVHSGPPRAAVGETIDVDALPAYVTMPRAPGRNLAIVGTRGEEAAAILASAARSLAASVPGARFSVACPDPALAPLIAPLRAALPSATFHIGSVAADLFATVSANLPTASPDHTGPHYLLGLALDALTTSPAATTAGAPGAADTPGVPGTVDAVAVRRSPIPPLSAMTTAPGPARVSSRAADPLRTILDQGPGRHVHVLGWWRSVARLRDSLGGIAARFDAIGAWVALDVQGPDLAPLSPAPGGPAWFPRPGRALCFDRSEDRHPRMVIPYAPPGPAAERPPSTPAAPGPAPGSGSAGIPAATTSAAAGDVTGAGS; this is encoded by the coding sequence GTGTCCTCCCGAGTGTCCATGCTGGTCGCGGCCCGTCAGGACGTGGCCGCCGCGCGCGGGCTGGCACGCGCGGCCCAGGCCGGAGCCGAGGAGATCAAGACCGAGACCCGCCGGCGGTACGAGGTGATCCGCGGCGCGCACGACACCTGCCTGGCGGCGCTCACCGAGGCCCGGGAGACCGCGCGCGACGAGATCTTCGAGCGCTTCCACGGTGAGGCCGTCGCGCGCGCCGGCACGCTCGGCCGGCTCGCCGCCGCGTGCGCACCGGGCCCGGCCGGCGCGCCCTGGCCGGCCTGGCGACCGGCGGTGACCGGCCGGGCCGGGCTGCTGCGGATCGGCGTGATCGCGGTGGACGAGGACGTGCCGACCGTACCCGCGCTGATCCCGCTGCTCGACCGCGCGCACCTGGAGATCACCCGCGACCCGGAGGACGGCGACGGGCGGCACCACCGCGCGTCCACCGCGGACGGCCTGATCGCCGGCCTGCTGCTCCGCGCGCTCGGCGGCACGCCAGCCGGCGACCTGCGCATCTGGGCGTACGACCCGGACCGGCTGGGCGGCAGCCTCGCCGGTTTCGCGCCGCTGGCCGCGGCCGGCGTGCTCACCTCGGTCGGGCCGGGCGGGCTGACCACGATGCTGGACGAGCTGGTCGAGCACGTCCGCCGGATCAACGAGACCGTGCCGGCCGGCCGGCCCGGCCGCCGACCGGAGCCGTGGCGGCTCGCCGTGCTGCTCGGCGACGGCGCGGACCTGACCCCGCAGCAGCGCGCGCAACTGGACCGGCTGGTCCGCACCGGCGTCGCCGCCGGGGTGCACCTGATCGCGCGCGACGTGCCGCTGGCCGAGCACCCGGACGTCGAACACGTGCACCTCACCGGCCGCGCGGCGTACTGCGACACCGCCGGTGTGCTGCCGGTCCGGCTGGACCCGCCGCCACCGGCGGAGCAGACCGCGGCCGTCTGCCGTAAGCTGGCCGGTGCGCTGAGCGCGGGCCCGCCGCCCGCGCTGCTGGCCGATCTGCTCCCGGCGCGGATCTGGCGGGAGAGCGCGGCGGCCGCGCTGACCGCACCGATCGGCGTCGGCCCGGACGGCGAGCCGATCGAGGTGACGCTCGGCGACGACCCGCCGCACGCGCTGATCGGCGGCCCGTCCGGCTCCGGCAAGACGAACCTGATCTACGCGTGGCTGGGCGCGCTGGCCGCCCGCTACTCCCCCGCCGAGCTGGCGCTCTACCTGCTCGACTTCAAGGAGGGCGTGTCGTTCGCCCGGTTCGCGCCGAGCCCGCGCGACCCGAGCTGGCTGCCGCACGTACGGCTGGCCGGCGTCAACGTCAACGACGACCGCGAGTTCGGCCTGGCGCTGCTCCGGCACCTGTCGGCCGAGTTGCGGACACGCGCCCGGGCCGCGAAGCGGTACGAGGCCGGCAAGCTCGCCGAGTTGCGCGCCGAGGACCCGGACGGCGCCTGGCCGCGGATCGTGGCCGTGATCGACGAGTTCCAGCTGCTGCTCGGCGCGCGGGACGCGGTCACCGCGGAGGCCGCCGCGCTGCTCGAGGACCTGGCCCGGCGCGGCCGCTCGCAGGGCATCCACCTGGTACTGGCCAGCCAGGACGTGTCCGGCATCGAGGCGCTGTGGGGCCGCCCCGGGCTGGTCGCTCAGTTCACGCTGCGGATCGCGCTGCCCAAGGCCCGCCGCATCCTGGCCGAGACGAACCTGGCCGCGGACGTGATCCCGCGCCACCACGCGGTGATCAACGCGGATTCCGGCGCGCCGTCCGCGAACCGGATCGCGCGCCTGCCGGACGCCGGCGACCGGCAGGCGTGGCGCGCGTTGCAGGAGCGCCTGTGGCGTCTGCGGCCGCCGGGCGCGACACCACCGCGGCTGTTCGACGGCGACGCCGTACCGTCGTGCCCTGATTTTTCGGTTCACAGCGGTCCGCCGCGCGCGGCGGTGGGCGAGACGATCGACGTCGACGCCCTCCCGGCGTACGTGACGATGCCGCGCGCACCCGGCCGGAACCTGGCGATCGTCGGCACCCGCGGCGAGGAGGCGGCCGCGATCCTGGCCTCGGCCGCGCGGTCGCTGGCCGCGTCGGTCCCCGGAGCCCGGTTCAGCGTCGCCTGCCCCGACCCGGCACTGGCACCGCTGATCGCACCGCTGCGCGCCGCGCTGCCGTCGGCGACGTTCCACATCGGATCGGTGGCGGCGGATCTGTTCGCGACGGTCTCGGCGAACCTGCCCACCGCATCACCGGACCACACCGGCCCGCACTACCTGCTCGGCCTGGCCCTCGACGCACTGACGACGTCCCCGGCGGCCACGACGGCCGGCGCCCCGGGCGCGGCCGACACCCCGGGCGTCCCGGGCACGGTTGACGCCGTGGCGGTTCGCCGCAGCCCGATCCCGCCGCTGTCCGCGATGACCACGGCCCCCGGGCCCGCCCGGGTTTCCTCCCGGGCCGCGGACCCGCTGCGGACAATCCTGGATCAGGGCCCGGGACGTCACGTGCACGTTCTCGGCTGGTGGCGGTCCGTGGCCCGGCTGCGGGACAGCCTCGGCGGCATCGCGGCTCGCTTCGACGCGATCGGCGCCTGGGTCGCGCTGGACGTGCAAGGCCCGGATCTCGCACCGCTGAGCCCGGCACCGGGCGGCCCGGCCTGGTTCCCACGGCCGGGCCGGGCACTCTGTTTCGACCGCTCCGAGGACCGCCACCCCCGCATGGTCATCCCCTACGCGCCGCCCGGCCCGGCCGCCGAACGGCCACCGTCCACCCCGGCGGCCCCCGGCCCCGCACCCGGTTCCGGCTCGGCCGGCATTCCGGCCGCGACCACCTCAGCGGCGGCCGGCGACGTGACCGGAGCCGGATCGTGA
- the nucS gene encoding endonuclease NucS — MRLVIARCSVDYVGRLSAHLPPATRLLMVKADGSVSIHADDRAYKPLNWMSPPCKLQESEGVWRVVNKAGEELRITLEEIFQDTSYELGVDPGLVKDGVEAHLQELLAANPTTFGEGFTLVRREFMTAIGPVDLLCKDANGGSVAVEVKRRGEIDGVEQLTRYLELMNRDPLLAPVAGIFAAQEIKPQARVLAEDRGIRCVVVDYDKLRGIEKNELTLF; from the coding sequence GTGCGTTTGGTGATTGCGAGATGCTCGGTGGACTATGTCGGACGACTCTCGGCGCACCTGCCGCCGGCGACCCGCCTGCTCATGGTGAAGGCGGACGGCTCGGTCTCGATCCACGCGGACGACCGGGCGTACAAGCCGCTCAACTGGATGAGCCCGCCGTGCAAGCTCCAGGAGTCCGAGGGCGTCTGGCGCGTGGTGAACAAGGCCGGCGAGGAACTGCGGATCACGCTGGAGGAGATCTTCCAGGACACGTCGTACGAGCTGGGCGTCGACCCAGGCCTGGTCAAGGACGGTGTCGAGGCGCACCTGCAGGAGCTGCTGGCGGCCAACCCGACCACGTTCGGCGAGGGTTTCACGCTGGTCCGGCGCGAGTTCATGACCGCGATCGGCCCGGTCGACCTGCTCTGCAAGGACGCGAACGGCGGCTCGGTCGCGGTCGAGGTGAAGCGGCGCGGCGAGATCGACGGCGTCGAGCAGCTCACCCGCTACCTGGAACTGATGAACCGTGACCCGCTGCTGGCGCCGGTGGCCGGCATCTTCGCGGCCCAGGAGATCAAGCCGCAGGCGCGGGTGCTGGCCGAGGACCGCGGCATCCGCTGCGTGGTCGTCGACTACGACAAGCTCCGCGGTATCGAGAAGAACGAACTCACGCTGTTCTGA
- a CDS encoding helix-turn-helix domain-containing protein, translated as MDITEDVLAGVGPRLRALRRAHGGTLAELAAETGLTASTLSRLENGKLRPTLEQLLPLARAHGVPLDDLVNAPPTGDPRIHLRPVRRFGLTIVPLTRRPGGVQAYKVVYPPAGRESTTQPQTHDGYEWFYVLNGSVRFVLGEREFVLGAGEAAEFDTRVPHWIGSAGDQPAELLTMFGAQGERVHLEPRQ; from the coding sequence ATGGACATCACCGAGGACGTGCTGGCCGGTGTCGGCCCCAGGCTGCGGGCGCTGCGCCGCGCGCACGGCGGCACACTGGCCGAGCTGGCCGCCGAGACCGGGCTGACCGCGAGCACGCTGTCCCGGCTGGAGAACGGGAAGCTGCGGCCGACGCTGGAGCAGCTGCTGCCGCTGGCCCGCGCGCACGGCGTACCGCTGGATGATCTGGTGAACGCGCCGCCGACCGGTGACCCGCGCATCCATCTGCGGCCGGTCCGGCGGTTCGGGCTGACCATCGTGCCGCTCACCAGGCGGCCCGGCGGCGTGCAGGCGTACAAGGTCGTCTACCCGCCCGCCGGCCGGGAGTCCACCACGCAACCGCAGACCCACGACGGGTACGAGTGGTTCTACGTGCTCAACGGCAGCGTCCGGTTCGTGCTCGGCGAGCGGGAGTTCGTGCTCGGCGCCGGCGAGGCCGCGGAGTTCGACACCCGGGTGCCGCACTGGATCGGCAGCGCCGGTGACCAGCCCGCGGAGCTGCTCACCATGTTCGGCGCGCAGGGTGAGCGGGTCCACCTGGAGCCGCGTCAGTAG
- a CDS encoding 3-hydroxyacyl-CoA dehydrogenase family protein produces MTGRLAVVGAGLMGSGIAQEAARAGWQVTLRDLDTPAVERGLSAIRASLDRFVAKERITAADAEDALARITTTTDLAEAAADADVVVEAVFERLDVKEDVFRTLDQVCKPSAVLGTNTSAIPVTRIAAVTSRPESVIGTHFFSPVPMMPLCELVRGHRTSDATLATARAFAEALGKTCIVVERDIAGFVTTRLITALVVEAVKLVEAGVVSAADLDTACRLGFGHAMGPLATADLTGVDVLLHAARNIHTDSGDAKFFPPELMQRMVVAGELGRKSGKGFYDY; encoded by the coding sequence GTGACGGGACGGCTCGCGGTGGTAGGCGCCGGGCTGATGGGATCGGGTATCGCGCAGGAGGCCGCACGCGCCGGGTGGCAGGTGACGCTGCGCGATCTGGACACACCGGCCGTGGAGCGCGGGCTGTCTGCGATCCGCGCCTCGCTCGACCGGTTCGTCGCCAAGGAACGGATCACCGCCGCGGACGCCGAGGACGCGCTCGCCCGGATCACCACGACCACGGACCTCGCCGAGGCGGCCGCGGACGCGGACGTGGTGGTCGAGGCCGTCTTCGAGCGACTGGACGTCAAGGAGGACGTGTTCCGTACCCTCGACCAGGTCTGCAAGCCCTCCGCGGTGCTGGGCACGAACACCAGCGCGATCCCGGTCACCCGGATCGCGGCCGTCACGTCGCGCCCGGAGTCGGTGATCGGCACGCACTTCTTCTCCCCGGTGCCGATGATGCCGCTGTGCGAGCTGGTCCGCGGCCACCGCACCTCGGACGCGACGCTGGCCACCGCGCGCGCGTTCGCCGAGGCGCTGGGCAAGACCTGCATCGTGGTGGAGCGGGACATCGCCGGCTTCGTCACCACCCGGCTGATCACCGCGCTGGTCGTTGAGGCGGTCAAGCTGGTCGAGGCCGGCGTGGTCTCCGCGGCGGACCTGGACACGGCGTGCCGGCTCGGCTTCGGCCACGCGATGGGCCCGCTCGCCACCGCGGACCTGACCGGCGTGGACGTGCTGCTGCACGCGGCCCGCAACATCCACACCGACTCCGGCGACGCGAAGTTCTTCCCGCCGGAGCTGATGCAGCGAATGGTGGTCGCGGGCGAGCTGGGCCGGAAGAGCGGCAAGGGCTTCTACGACTACTGA
- a CDS encoding class I SAM-dependent methyltransferase, which translates to MDTTTDAAAFWERHYRGRAAGGRVNPLLAEIAVPLRPGTALDLGCGTGGDTIWLARHGWRVTAVDIAHTAVDRLRAHAAALDLTGRITAERHDLAAGFPGGTFDLISAQYFHTQFPLDRARVLRTAASALRPGGLLLIVDHGSTAPWSWNQDPDTHFPTPAEVAASLDLDPAGWSVLRADMPRRPATGPGGRTATVTDNVLLIQRAAG; encoded by the coding sequence ATGGACACCACCACTGACGCCGCGGCTTTCTGGGAGAGGCACTACCGCGGGCGGGCGGCCGGCGGGCGGGTCAACCCGCTGCTCGCCGAGATCGCCGTCCCGCTGCGGCCGGGCACCGCGCTCGACCTCGGGTGCGGCACCGGCGGCGACACGATCTGGCTGGCCCGGCACGGCTGGCGGGTCACCGCGGTCGACATCGCGCACACCGCCGTCGACCGGCTGCGCGCGCACGCGGCCGCGCTGGACCTGACCGGCCGGATCACCGCGGAACGGCACGACCTCGCGGCCGGCTTTCCCGGCGGCACGTTCGACCTGATCTCGGCGCAGTACTTCCACACGCAGTTCCCGCTGGACCGGGCGCGGGTGCTGCGGACCGCGGCGTCCGCGCTGCGTCCCGGCGGCCTGCTGCTGATCGTCGATCACGGCTCCACCGCGCCGTGGTCCTGGAACCAGGACCCGGACACGCACTTCCCCACGCCGGCCGAGGTGGCGGCATCACTCGACCTGGACCCGGCGGGGTGGTCCGTCCTCCGCGCCGACATGCCGCGCCGCCCGGCCACCGGCCCCGGTGGCCGGACCGCCACCGTCACCGACAACGTCCTGCTGATCCAGCGGGCCGCCGGATGA
- a CDS encoding ABC transporter permease — translation MKLALRQGRLEILQFLRSRESVVFTIGFPVIMLAIFAAIFGGTEIDGGVTLTQYFVTGMIATGLMTVSFQNLGIWIPIERDRGVLKRYRGTPMPKWTYFAGKVVMVLAIGIATTALLLLISVLFFGLRLPATPDRWLAFGWVSLLGITACTLLGIAISSLARTSRSGSAVVTPIALILQFTSGVFLVFTALPGWMQSVSAVFPLKWMCQGLRYVFLPDSFAGQEPAGTWELGRVALVLALWCVAGLALCLTTFRWTAPREG, via the coding sequence GTGAAGCTCGCTCTCCGCCAGGGCCGCCTGGAGATCCTGCAGTTCCTGCGCAGCCGTGAGTCCGTCGTCTTCACGATCGGCTTCCCGGTCATCATGCTGGCGATCTTCGCGGCCATCTTCGGCGGCACCGAGATCGACGGCGGCGTCACGCTCACCCAGTACTTCGTGACCGGCATGATCGCCACCGGCCTGATGACCGTCAGCTTCCAGAACCTCGGCATCTGGATCCCGATCGAGCGCGACCGCGGCGTCCTCAAGCGCTACCGCGGCACGCCGATGCCGAAGTGGACCTACTTCGCCGGCAAGGTGGTGATGGTGCTGGCCATCGGCATCGCCACCACCGCGCTGCTGCTGCTCATCTCGGTGCTCTTCTTCGGCCTCCGCCTCCCCGCCACCCCGGACCGCTGGCTGGCCTTCGGCTGGGTATCGCTGCTCGGCATCACCGCCTGCACGCTGCTCGGCATCGCCATCTCCTCGCTGGCCCGCACGTCGCGCAGCGGCTCCGCCGTGGTCACCCCGATCGCGCTGATTCTCCAGTTCACCTCCGGCGTCTTCCTGGTCTTCACCGCGCTCCCCGGCTGGATGCAGTCCGTCTCCGCCGTCTTCCCGCTCAAGTGGATGTGCCAGGGCCTGCGCTACGTCTTCCTCCCCGACTCCTTCGCCGGCCAGGAGCCCGCCGGCACCTGGGAACTCGGCCGCGTCGCCCTCGTCCTCGCCCTCTGGTGCGTGGCCGGCCTGGCCCTGTGCCTCACCACGTTCCGCTGGACCGCCCCTCGCGAGGGCTGA
- a CDS encoding DinB family protein, whose translation MTAGKPSGGTSGIPPRPPGTTTRDTAVAPAPAVAGPRRRPRTRDVGPGWTDPGETATLRGFLDYLRNSVVEKVADVPEPEVRAAGVPSGTSLLGLVKHLTAVERFYFLGEPITNLRRTMRPARGETVEGLIADYRRAVAEADEVIDGWTDLAGPAPRPPGRGLPPTQRWVLTHMIEETARHAGHADIIREQIDGSTGR comes from the coding sequence ATGACCGCCGGCAAGCCCTCCGGCGGTACGTCCGGCATCCCGCCACGGCCGCCCGGCACCACGACGCGGGACACGGCGGTCGCACCGGCTCCGGCGGTCGCCGGGCCGAGGCGGCGGCCGAGGACGAGGGACGTCGGGCCGGGCTGGACCGATCCGGGGGAGACGGCGACGCTGCGCGGGTTCCTGGACTACCTGCGGAACTCGGTGGTCGAGAAGGTCGCGGACGTGCCGGAACCGGAGGTGCGGGCGGCCGGCGTGCCGTCCGGGACCAGCCTGCTCGGCCTGGTCAAGCACCTGACGGCGGTGGAGCGGTTCTACTTCCTGGGCGAGCCGATCACTAACCTGCGACGCACCATGCGGCCGGCGCGCGGCGAGACGGTCGAGGGTCTGATCGCGGACTACCGGCGGGCGGTCGCGGAGGCCGACGAGGTCATCGACGGCTGGACCGACCTGGCCGGTCCCGCGCCGCGCCCGCCCGGCCGTGGCCTGCCACCCACGCAACGGTGGGTGCTGACCCACATGATCGAGGAGACCGCCCGCCACGCCGGTCACGCCGACATCATCCGCGAGCAGATCGACGGCTCCACCGGCCGCTGA
- a CDS encoding ABC transporter ATP-binding protein, with protein MDRMNAITVRGLHKSYGAVSAVNGLDLEVRTGEIFALLGPNGAGKTTTVEILEGFRSRGAGDVEVLGEDPAAPSAAWRGRVGIVLQGTGEFDNLTVREIVHHFAGFYSGADDPDAVIARVGLAEKARARTHALSGGQKRRLDVALGIVGRPELLFLDEPTTGFDPEARREFWELIRDLNAGGTTILLTTHYLDEAEALAARVGVIAGGRLVEVSTPADLGGRQNALPTVRWRDPDGATRQERTATPTALVTRLAEQFGGEVPGLTITRPTLEDIYLRMISTEDPQ; from the coding sequence GTGGACCGCATGAACGCGATCACCGTGCGCGGCCTGCACAAGTCCTACGGCGCCGTGTCCGCCGTGAACGGCCTGGACCTCGAGGTGCGCACCGGCGAGATCTTCGCGCTGCTCGGCCCGAACGGCGCCGGCAAGACCACCACGGTGGAGATCCTGGAGGGCTTCCGCAGCCGCGGTGCCGGTGACGTGGAGGTGCTCGGCGAGGACCCGGCCGCACCGAGCGCCGCCTGGCGGGGCCGGGTCGGCATCGTGCTGCAGGGCACCGGCGAGTTCGACAACCTGACCGTCCGCGAGATCGTCCACCACTTCGCCGGCTTCTACTCCGGCGCGGACGACCCGGACGCCGTGATCGCGCGCGTCGGCCTGGCGGAGAAGGCCCGGGCCCGTACCCATGCGCTCTCCGGTGGGCAGAAACGCCGCCTCGACGTGGCGCTCGGCATCGTCGGCCGCCCCGAACTGCTGTTCCTGGACGAGCCGACCACCGGTTTCGACCCGGAGGCGCGACGCGAGTTCTGGGAGCTGATTCGCGACCTGAACGCGGGCGGCACCACGATCCTGCTCACCACGCACTACCTGGACGAGGCCGAGGCGCTGGCCGCCCGGGTCGGCGTGATCGCCGGCGGCCGCCTGGTCGAGGTGTCCACCCCCGCCGACCTCGGCGGACGGCAGAACGCACTGCCCACGGTCCGGTGGCGCGACCCGGACGGCGCGACGCGACAGGAACGGACCGCGACGCCGACCGCCCTGGTCACCCGGCTCGCGGAGCAGTTCGGCGGCGAGGTACCCGGCCTCACGATCACCCGCCCCACGCTGGAGGACATCTACCTCCGGATGATCTCGACGGAGGACCCCCAGTGA
- a CDS encoding DUF4126 domain-containing protein yields the protein MLEVLTGTGLAASAGLNAYIPMLAMGLLARYTEAINLPSGWQWLSDGWVIAILTVLLAIEVVADKVPVVDHINDMVQTVVRPTAGGLVFGAGAGSETVTVTDPAGFFQSNQWVPIVAGVVIALGVHGLKAAARPVINTTTAGIGAPVASTAEDATSVIMSIVAILLPALVLVFAVLLIGAAVWIFRRRSARRSERAAARAAGFRV from the coding sequence GTGCTGGAAGTTCTGACTGGTACCGGTCTGGCCGCATCTGCCGGGCTCAACGCGTACATACCGATGCTGGCGATGGGCCTGCTCGCCCGCTACACCGAGGCCATCAACCTGCCGAGCGGCTGGCAGTGGCTCTCCGACGGGTGGGTGATCGCGATCCTGACCGTGCTGCTCGCGATCGAGGTCGTGGCGGACAAGGTGCCGGTGGTCGATCACATCAACGACATGGTGCAGACCGTGGTCCGGCCGACCGCGGGCGGCCTGGTCTTCGGCGCGGGCGCCGGGTCGGAGACGGTGACCGTGACCGATCCGGCCGGCTTCTTCCAGTCGAACCAGTGGGTGCCGATCGTGGCCGGCGTGGTCATCGCGCTCGGCGTGCACGGGCTGAAGGCGGCGGCCCGGCCGGTGATCAACACGACGACCGCGGGCATCGGCGCGCCGGTGGCCAGCACGGCCGAGGACGCGACCAGCGTGATCATGTCCATCGTGGCGATCCTCCTGCCCGCGCTGGTGCTGGTCTTCGCCGTACTGCTGATCGGTGCGGCGGTCTGGATCTTCCGGCGCCGATCCGCGCGGCGGTCCGAACGCGCGGCCGCACGGGCGGCCGGATTCCGCGTGTGA